GTGAAGCTGCATTAGCTTCAGCAAGAATGGGAATGAAAACAGCAATATTTACAATATCATTAGACAATATTGGAGTAATGTCTTGTAACCCATCATTAGGTGGTCCAGCAAAATCACATCTAGCAAGAGAAATAGATGCTCTTGGTGGAGAGATGGGAAGAAATATAGATAAAACTTTTATTCAAATAAGAGTCTTGAACACAAAAAAAGGTCCGGCAGTAAGATCTTTAAGAGCTCAAGCAGATAAAGTTTCTTATGCTAATGAAATGAAAAAAACTCTTGAACATACAAAAAACTTATCTGTTATTCAAGGAATGGTAAGTGAGCTTGTTGTTGAAGAAGAAAATGGAAGAAAGATAATAAAAGGAATAAAGATAAGAGAAGGTCTCGAATATAGAGCGAAAGCAGTCGTTGTGGCAACAGGAACTTTTTTAAGAGGCCTTATTCACATGGGGGAAACAAATTTTAAAGCTGGAAGAATGGGAGAACTTTCTTCGGAAGATTTACCTGTTTCTATGGAAAAACTAGGATTAAAATTAGGAAGATTTAAGACAGGGACACCGGCAAGAATTGATGCAAGAACTATAGATTTTTCTGTTTTAGAAGAACAACCTGGACAAAAAGATCAAGTTTTAAAATTTTCAAATAGAACAAAAGATGAAGATGCACTTAGCAGAAGACAAATTTCTTGTTATATAGCTCATACAAATGAGAAAGTGCATGAAATAATAAAAAGCAATAGAGATAGATCACCACTATTTAATGGAAAGATTCAAGGTCTAGGTCCTAGATATTGTCCATCAATAGAAGATAAAGTGTATAGATACCCAGATAAAATGCAACATCATTTATTTCTAGAAAGAGAAGGATATGAAACTAATGAAATTTATTTAGGTGGTATGTCATCATCTCTTCCTGTTGATGTTCAAGAAGAAATGATAAAAAATGTTGAAGGTTTTGAAAATGCAAAAATTATGAGATATGCCTATGCTATTGAATATGATTATGTTCCACCAGAAGAAATAAAGTATAGTTTGGAAACAAGAACAATAGAAAATTTGTTTTTAGCTGGACAAATTAATGGAACATCTGGTTATGAGGAAGCAGGGGCTCAAGGTCTGATGGCAGGGATAAATGCTGTTAAAAAAATAAGGGGTGAAGAAGCTCTTATTTTAGATAGATCAGATTCATATATAGGGACACTTATAGATGACCTTGTATCTAAAGGAACGAATGAACCTTACAGAATGTTTACAGCAAGAAGTGAATATAGACTTTATTTGAGAGAGGATAATGCTGATTTAAGACTTAGTAAAATTGGCTATGAATTAGGTTTAATTCCAGAAGAAGAATACCAAAGAGTTGAACAAAAAAGAAAAGATGTGGAAGAAATAACTCAAATATTAACAAGAACAAATATAGGACCTAGCAATCCAAGAGTAAATGAAGTCTTAGAAAAAAGAGGAGAAACTCCTATAAAAGATGGAAGTACACTGCTTGAAATTTTAAGAAGACCGGAAGTAACTTTTGAAGATATAAAGTATATTGCTGAAGAGATGCCAATTGACTTGGAAAAATATAGCTACGATACAGGTTATCAAGCAGAAATTTCTATAAAATATGAGGGATACATAGGTAGAGCTTTGAAGATGATAGAAAAACATAAGGCTATGGAAAACAGAAAAATTCCTGTTGGCATAGACTACGATGATTTAAAGACTATACCTAAAGAAGCTAAAGACAAGCTAAAAAGAATAAGACCTATAAATATAGGACAAGCAAGTAGAATTTCTGGAGTATCTCCAGCTGATATACAGGCTATTTTAATCTATTTAAAGATGAAGGGAAAAGAATGAGAGAATATTTTATAGAAGGTTTAAATAAGATAAATGTTAGCTATACAGATAAAAAAATAAATAAGGCTTTAAGATATTTAGAGTTAATAGTGGATTATAATAGTCATACAAATATCACTGCTATTAGAGAAGAAAAAGCTATCATAGAAAAACATTTTCTAGATTCTTTACTACTTCAACAATTCTTGAAAGAAGAAGATAAAAAATTAATAGATATAGGAACAGGAGCAGGATTTCCTGGAATGATACTGGCTATATTTAATGAAGATAAGAATTTTACTTTGCTAGATTCTGTTAGGAAAAAAACAGATTTTTTAAATATAGTAAAAGAAGATTTAAAACTTTCAAATGTTGAAGTTATTAATGGAAGAGCAGAAGAAGTTATAAAAGATAGAAGAGAAACTTATGATGTTGGACTATGCAGAGGAGTTTCAAATTTAGCAGTTATACTGGAATATGAAATCCCATTTATAAGAGTAAATGGAAGATTTTTACCACAAAAAATGGTTGGAACTGAAGAAATAAAAACTTCAGCTAACGCTTTGAAGATACTAAGTTCAAAAATATTGAAAGAATATAATTTTAAATTACCTTTTTCAGAAGAAGATAGATTAATAATAGAAATACTAAAAGAAAAAAAGACGGATAAGAAATATCCTAGAAATACGGGTATTCCTTTGAAGAAACCTTTGTAAAATGAAGTTAAAATTGAAAAAAGTAGTATTTTATTTTTTGTCACTTATTGTAGTAATTATTTTTATTTTAGAATTAGTTAAAATATTTTTTTTGAATCATGATTATAAAATTACAAAGTATAATGAAGATAAAATTGAAAAAGGAATTGTTATAACATTTCATGGTATTTATGGGACAGAAAAGCAACTTAGATACGTCAATGAAAATTTGACTAATAAAGGATACACAGTTATCAATATTCAGTATCCTACACTCGAAGAAAATATAGTTGGAATAACTGAAGAATATATAAAGCCTGTTATTGATACAGAAATAGGAAAACTAAAAGTAATTAACAAAGAAAGAGCAAAAAAAGGTTTAGAAAAACTAAAAATAAATATAGTTGCTCATTCTATGGGAACTGTAATAACTAGATATTATCTAAAAAATAATAAAATAGAAGATTTAGGAGAAGTAATATTAATTTCTCCCCCTAGTCATGGAAGTGATTTGTCAGATATTTTTATATCGAATTTATTGAAGAATTTTTTAGGGGTAGCAGTTCTTGATATGAAAACTGATGAAAGTAGTTTTGTAAATGATTTAGGAGAGCCTAGTTACAGTTGTCATGTATTAATTGGAAATAAAACTAATAATTTTCTTTACTCTCTTTTGATAAAAGGAGAAGATGATGGTATGGTTCCAGTGTCAACTGCAAAATTAGATAAAGCAAGTTTTAAAATTATAAATAATACAACCCACGCAAGTATTTTAAAATCTTCAGAAACAATAAAAGAAATTTCAAATATTTTAGAAAAGTAAAAAGATATTTTAGTATCATAGGAAAGTATAAAATTAAATGTTTATTAGTCACTGACGTCCGTATTAGTTCGAAGAACCTTTGTTCATTGAGCTCGTAGAACTCATACGGCTGTCAAGAGACTTTATTTATTTTGTTATTTTACTGCTGGGTTTGTTACAGTTGTAGAATTTGTATAAGCAGCAGCACCTGGGATAGAATCCATAGTTTTGATTATATTTTCTATAATTCCACTTTTAGTAGCTACTTTAAATTTGTAAACAGCTATTCTTTTACCAGTTCTTAAATCTGAGAATTTAATAACTCCTTGATGAGTTCCGAAGTAATCAGGATATAGTAATTCACAAGTAATTACAAAATTTGATTTTAAAGATGGTGAAGAAGTGTCTTTATTTGAAACTACAGAAACTTTCCAAAAATTATTTTCTAAAGTCTTTTCTAAGTCAATTTCAAAGTCAGTTGGAAAATATTGAATAAGCACAGTTCTTTCATCCTTTGTAATAGGCTTAGCATCATGAATAAATTGTGTATTAGAACAAGCGACGAAAGCAAATAACATTAATACAAATAAAAAAATCTTTTTCATAAAAATACCTCCAAAAATATGTGAAAAAATAATAAATTACTATCATAATGATACAATATATTAACAAAAAAATCAATCTAAATCTTAAATTTAAATAAAATAAAAAAAGAATAAATATTTTAAAAAAAATCTTTGATTTTTTAAAAAGTTGTGATATACTTGTTAAAGTGCATAAGAATTATCTTATGTAGTTAATTTAAAGGAGGTGCAATAATATAATGGCTTCTAACAAATTAAGAATCTATTTAAGAGCATACGATCACACTTTATTAGATGAGTCAGCAAAAAGAGTTGTTGAATCAGCAAAGAAAAGTGGAGCAGAAGTAGTAGGGCCTATGCCTTTACCTACAAAAATTAGAAAATATACTGTTTTAAGATCAGTTCACGTTAACAAAGATTCAAGAGAGCAATTCGAAATGAGAGTGCACAGAAGAATGATAGAATTAGTAAATTCTACAGAAAAGGCAATTAGTTCGTTAACATCAGTTCACTTACCAGCTGGTGTGGGAATAGAAATTAAACAAGTTTAATTCTATTTTCGGTATTTATTTATGGGAGATGATGTGAAAACATCATACTTACAGAATAGTACAAGTTGATATTTATTCCTTGAAGGCTGAATAGAACCACAAGGGTAAGTTGTATCAACCGATATATTATTTGATGGAGGTTAAAAATGTCTGGAATTTTAGGAAAGAAAATTGGAATGACACAAATTTTCGAAGATGGGAAATTTGTTCCAGTAACAGTTGTAGAAGCTGGTCCTAACTTCGTTCTTCAAAAGAAAACTGAAGAAAAAGATGGATATGTAGCTTTACAATTAGGATTTGATGAGAAAAAAGAAAAAAACACTACAAAACCTTTAATGGGAATATTTAACAAAGCAGGAGTTAAACCTCAAAGATTTGTTAAAGAATTAGAAGTTGCGTGTGTTGATGGTTATGAATTAGGACAAGAAATCAAAGTTGATGTTCTAGCTGAAGTTGCTTATGTAGATATTACGGGTACTTCAAAAGGTAAAGGAACATCTGGTGTTATGAAAAGACACGGATTTGGTGGAAATAGAGCTACACATGGGGTTTCAAGAAACCACAGACTAGGAGGTTCAATAGGAATGTCGAGCTGGCCTGGTAAAGTTCTAAAAGGTAAAAGAATGGCTGGGCAACATGGAAATGCAACAGTAACAGTTCAAAACTTAAAAGTAGTAAAAGTTGATGCAGAACACAACTTACTTTTAATAAAAGGAGCAGTTCCTGGAGCAAAAAATAGCTATTTAGTAATAAAACCAGCTGTAAAGAAAGTAATAGGATAGTAGAGGGAGGAGGAAAATAATGGCAGTTTTAAACGTATATAACTTAGCAGGAGATCAAACTGGTACTGTTGAAGTTAATGATGCAGTGTTTGGGATTGAGCCTAATAAAGTAGTTCTTCATGAAGTACTTACTGCTGAATTAGCAGCTGCTAGACAAGGTACAGCTTCTACTAAGACTAGAGCAATGGTTAGAGGTGGAGGAAGAAAACCTTTCAAACAAAAAGGTACTGGTAGAGCAAGACAAGGTTCAATAAGAGCACCACATATGGTAGGTGGAGGAGTTACATTCGGTCCTCATCCAAGATCATATGAAAAGAAAGTAAATAAGAAAGTTAGAAATCTAGCACTAAGATCAGCTTTATCTGCAAAGGTAGCAGCTGGAAATGTATTAGTTTTAGATGGAACAATCGAAACACCTAAAACAAAAGTGATAGTAAATTTAGTAAATAAAGTTGATGCAAAACAAAAACAATTATTTGTAGTAAACGATTTAGCAACTATGAATGATTTTAACTTATACTTATCTGTAAGAAACTTAGAAAATGCAGTAGTATTACAACCAAATGAAATTGGTGTTTACTGGCTATTAAAACAAGAAAAAGTAATTCTTACTAAAGAAGCATTAGCTACTGTAGAGGAGGTACTAGGATAATGACTGTTTATGAAATAATTAAAAAACCTGTTGTTACAGAAAAAACAGAACTTTTAAGAAGAGAATACAACAAATATACTTTTGAAGTACATCCGAAAGCTAATAAAATAGAAATAAAGAAAGCTGTAGAAGCAATATTTAATGTAAAAGTTGAAGATGTAGCTACAATAAACAAAAAACCAATCACAAAAAGACATGGTATGAGATTTTATAAAACTCAAGCTAAGAAAAAAGCTATTGTTAAATTAGCTAAAGAAAACACAATAACTTACTTTAAAGAAGTTTAATAAGATTAAAGATATATATAGGTCAATGGAGGAAATTAAATGGCTATTAGAAAAATGAAACCAATTACTAATGGTACTAGACATATGTCTAGATTAGTAAATGATGAATTAGATAAAGTAAGACCTGAAAAATCTTTAACTGTACCTCTAAAATCAGCGTATGGTAGAGATAATTATGGTCATAGAACTTGTAGAGACAGACAAAAAGGACACAAAAGATTATACAGAATTATAGATTTCAAAAGAAACAAATTGGATGTTCCTGCAAGAGTTGCAACAATAGAATACGATCCAAACAGATCAGCAAACATTGCTTTATTATTCTATGTTGATGGAGAAAAAAGATATATACTAGCACCTAAAGGGCTTAAAAAAGGAGATGTAATTTCTGCTGGAAGTAAAGCTGATATTAAACCTGGAAACGCTCTTAAATTAAAAGATATGCCAGTTGGGGTTCAAATCCACAATATCGAACTTCAAAGAGGAAAAGGTGGACAATTAGTAAGATCTGCTGGAACTGCTGCAAGACTTGTAGCTAAAGAAGGAACTTACTGCCACGTTGAATTACCATCAGGAGAATTAAGATTAATACATGGTGAATGTATGGCAACTGTTGGTGAAGTTGGAAATTCTGAGCATAACTTAGTAAACATAGGTAAAGCTGGAAGAAATAGACATATGGGAAAAAGACCTCATGTAAGAGGATCTGTAATGAACCCAGTAGATCACCCACATGGTGGAGGGGAAGGAAAGAACCCAGTTGGAAGAAAATCACCTTTAACTCCTTGGGGAAAACCAGCACTTGGTGTTAAAACTAGAGGAAGAAAGACTTCTGACAAATTTATCGTAAGAAGAAGAAACGAAAAATAAT
Above is a window of Fusobacterium massiliense DNA encoding:
- the rpsJ gene encoding 30S ribosomal protein S10, with the protein product MASNKLRIYLRAYDHTLLDESAKRVVESAKKSGAEVVGPMPLPTKIRKYTVLRSVHVNKDSREQFEMRVHRRMIELVNSTEKAISSLTSVHLPAGVGIEIKQV
- the rsmG gene encoding 16S rRNA (guanine(527)-N(7))-methyltransferase RsmG — translated: MREYFIEGLNKINVSYTDKKINKALRYLELIVDYNSHTNITAIREEKAIIEKHFLDSLLLQQFLKEEDKKLIDIGTGAGFPGMILAIFNEDKNFTLLDSVRKKTDFLNIVKEDLKLSNVEVINGRAEEVIKDRRETYDVGLCRGVSNLAVILEYEIPFIRVNGRFLPQKMVGTEEIKTSANALKILSSKILKEYNFKLPFSEEDRLIIEILKEKKTDKKYPRNTGIPLKKPL
- the rplW gene encoding 50S ribosomal protein L23 gives rise to the protein MTVYEIIKKPVVTEKTELLRREYNKYTFEVHPKANKIEIKKAVEAIFNVKVEDVATINKKPITKRHGMRFYKTQAKKKAIVKLAKENTITYFKEV
- a CDS encoding esterase/lipase family protein codes for the protein MKKVVFYFLSLIVVIIFILELVKIFFLNHDYKITKYNEDKIEKGIVITFHGIYGTEKQLRYVNENLTNKGYTVINIQYPTLEENIVGITEEYIKPVIDTEIGKLKVINKERAKKGLEKLKINIVAHSMGTVITRYYLKNNKIEDLGEVILISPPSHGSDLSDIFISNLLKNFLGVAVLDMKTDESSFVNDLGEPSYSCHVLIGNKTNNFLYSLLIKGEDDGMVPVSTAKLDKASFKIINNTTHASILKSSETIKEISNILEK
- the rplB gene encoding 50S ribosomal protein L2, with translation MAIRKMKPITNGTRHMSRLVNDELDKVRPEKSLTVPLKSAYGRDNYGHRTCRDRQKGHKRLYRIIDFKRNKLDVPARVATIEYDPNRSANIALLFYVDGEKRYILAPKGLKKGDVISAGSKADIKPGNALKLKDMPVGVQIHNIELQRGKGGQLVRSAGTAARLVAKEGTYCHVELPSGELRLIHGECMATVGEVGNSEHNLVNIGKAGRNRHMGKRPHVRGSVMNPVDHPHGGGEGKNPVGRKSPLTPWGKPALGVKTRGRKTSDKFIVRRRNEK
- the mnmG gene encoding tRNA uridine-5-carboxymethylaminomethyl(34) synthesis enzyme MnmG, whose amino-acid sequence is MQEFDVIVVGAGHAGCEAALASARMGMKTAIFTISLDNIGVMSCNPSLGGPAKSHLAREIDALGGEMGRNIDKTFIQIRVLNTKKGPAVRSLRAQADKVSYANEMKKTLEHTKNLSVIQGMVSELVVEEENGRKIIKGIKIREGLEYRAKAVVVATGTFLRGLIHMGETNFKAGRMGELSSEDLPVSMEKLGLKLGRFKTGTPARIDARTIDFSVLEEQPGQKDQVLKFSNRTKDEDALSRRQISCYIAHTNEKVHEIIKSNRDRSPLFNGKIQGLGPRYCPSIEDKVYRYPDKMQHHLFLEREGYETNEIYLGGMSSSLPVDVQEEMIKNVEGFENAKIMRYAYAIEYDYVPPEEIKYSLETRTIENLFLAGQINGTSGYEEAGAQGLMAGINAVKKIRGEEALILDRSDSYIGTLIDDLVSKGTNEPYRMFTARSEYRLYLREDNADLRLSKIGYELGLIPEEEYQRVEQKRKDVEEITQILTRTNIGPSNPRVNEVLEKRGETPIKDGSTLLEILRRPEVTFEDIKYIAEEMPIDLEKYSYDTGYQAEISIKYEGYIGRALKMIEKHKAMENRKIPVGIDYDDLKTIPKEAKDKLKRIRPINIGQASRISGVSPADIQAILIYLKMKGKE
- the rplD gene encoding 50S ribosomal protein L4 — encoded protein: MAVLNVYNLAGDQTGTVEVNDAVFGIEPNKVVLHEVLTAELAAARQGTASTKTRAMVRGGGRKPFKQKGTGRARQGSIRAPHMVGGGVTFGPHPRSYEKKVNKKVRNLALRSALSAKVAAGNVLVLDGTIETPKTKVIVNLVNKVDAKQKQLFVVNDLATMNDFNLYLSVRNLENAVVLQPNEIGVYWLLKQEKVILTKEALATVEEVLG
- the rplC gene encoding 50S ribosomal protein L3, with the protein product MSGILGKKIGMTQIFEDGKFVPVTVVEAGPNFVLQKKTEEKDGYVALQLGFDEKKEKNTTKPLMGIFNKAGVKPQRFVKELEVACVDGYELGQEIKVDVLAEVAYVDITGTSKGKGTSGVMKRHGFGGNRATHGVSRNHRLGGSIGMSSWPGKVLKGKRMAGQHGNATVTVQNLKVVKVDAEHNLLLIKGAVPGAKNSYLVIKPAVKKVIG